The segment TCAAAAACTACTACAGCTCAAACGCTAACTATAGCCAACGGTAGGCATGACTAAACAGCAAAGCctaaacacctacaaaccaaaacaAGATGTATAACTCAAAAGATTATCGAACATCAAATAAAGCATGATATATTACTGCTTTGATATGGGTATCCTGCAGTTGTTGAAACAAATTAAATGGCGTAGTGACGTCGATGTTAAGCTTCCTGTAAACCTCTGTCCATAGCATGCATATACGTCTCCTGTCAATTAGAGGGACGCTCTCAACGACGCCAAGCGCTGCATTATCAAGCTCTTCAAGTTTGTGAAGTCTTTCAGAGCACAATTCTGCCATGATTGGTAACCATGTTGTGAGAAAAGTAATTCGAGAAGGTCTTGAAATTATTACCCTTCCGTCTGCGATGATCTTCATAAACCAAATTATAATGTAGAACACATCTTCACCAAATCTAAGGTATTTGTAACTCTCCTCTACATACTTCGAAAATTGTGGAACTTCACAAAAAGCGGTGAATGCAAGTTTCAATATATTTCCGTCACAATGCTTTATATATTCAAAGAGCGACCTCATAGTTAAGAATTTATGAGAACCAATAGCTGATTTGAACTCGTTCAAGAGCACATACCCGCATTCTCCCACAAAATCTCTTCTATTGTCTCGCACGATGATGCCCCCTATATATTGCTCAGAAATTCCCCGGTTTCTTCCGGTGGCATGCTTGTCTTTAGAAAAGGAGACCATTTCATTGATAATCCTTTCCACAGAGATTATATGGTCGCCGTTCTCCTTATCAAACCTGGCAGCTAAGTCTGGTATAAGTTTCAATCCCAGAGATGAAAGGACATCTCGAATTTGTGATTCTTGCTCCACACTCCACCAAACTGCTTCCAAGTATTGCATGCATTTGTTGATGCAGTCATCAGCCATCAACTCAGAAGCAACTGAAAGAATAGCCAGGCAGTGCTCAATATTCGAGAAAAACACCCGCTCACGATACATGAGTTCAATGCATTTTAAATAGTCATCGAACTTATGGCAAGTAGTTACTCTTATCTCGGTTGGTTTATCCAATGACGAGCTCTCAGACATCGTAACTTTGAAAAATTCCGATCTTTTGAGAATCACAGAGTGGAGATAAACTGGATTTCTTTCGTAATTTTCATTATTTGGTCCCGTCAACCACATTTTGACATCTACAGAAAGTAGGGCTCCGAATCGCGGCTCatattcttccattgcatcaatgcaTAAACGAGCTGTGAGATCCCTGACAAGGGTAGCGCCCTGTTTTATGGAACCATTTTTTTGGTCTGTGTCTGTGGGTTCAGGTAAAGGAATTTATTTTAATTCGTGTCTCATTTACTCCGCAGGTTTCGATAAGATGGAACCTTCAATGTTGCGTACTATAGCACTAATAGGTAGTCTACTTCCACTCCATTATTGAACAGTTTTGGCATTGGAAACTGTTCACTTTCGTTCCCTTTCTACCCTGGGTTCCAAGGGATTTCTCAAAGTTGACATGAGAGGGTTGGGTCTGCTTTTGGAGGTAAGGCTATTATTAAACCTCATTAAGGCAATGAAATAAGTTTTTCTTAAACTCTTGTATGTTTGTTTAATGTTTTTAAAAGTAtttgttcatttcattcttttatatttttttattgaatcaCAGTTGAATTATAAAGAATTACAGTTATATAGGTAGCTGAACGAGAAATACATGAACTAGATCATACTAGTAGTAAAGTAGAAAAAACCTACAAACTAAGAATAATTATAATGGGACAACAAGTGTCATTGCTTTGAAGCAATATGACAAAACATTTACAAACTAAGAACAGTTACAATAGGACAGCAAGTTTCATTACACTAAAGAAACATGATGAAACACTTTGCATAGCTTCGTAATGCAATTGTTTGAGAGCTCATTTCCCTGATCTTGAATTTGTGGAAGTTGTATCATGGATGAAGCATTTTccttggatacatatgaaagtggTGACAACAAAAAACAACCTGAAAAACAATGTCAGAGTAAAGCATTAGAATActaattttctcaaaataattGCTTGAGAAAATAGTAGTACACCTGACCTTCCGAATATTTCTCAAAATGTTTTGTCCAATAGAATTAGCTATGACATCATCATTTAAACCAAAGTCAAAAAGAGCTTCAAGTTTCCAATTCCACTTAAGATGAAAAATAATAGAATTTTATGAAAGATAGCATTCCATTATTTGTTGATGAAGGGACAATTCAAAAATATATGCTTCATATGTTGAATACAACTACATAAAAGGAAATTGACTGGGGAACTGTAAAATGTCTTAGTCTATCTCCAATAGGCAACTTAAAATGTAAGACTTTCCAAGCTAGCAATTGAGTCTCAATATCAGTTTTAGATTTCTTGTGCACTCATTTTTGTCCATCTTTTAGCACTAAATTTGCACTTTCATTTATGATTAAGGCACATAAAGATTTTCCAATAAGGTAAGGAATACAAATAGATTCTCCTAAGTGGAGGATGATTGTAATGTGACAAGGCAAACCACCTCCAATCTTTAAAGAAATGTTGAAGTACAGATTTTAATGGACAACTCAAGTTTAACTAATGATTGCACAAGTATAAGAAATTCTTTATACTTTTAATTCAATCCATATTGAATCTTGATATTCAACCATGAAGCTCATTCAAAAGTACTAAATTCCCAAATATCTTATATATATATTGAACACCTTTCTTATATAAATAAGGCACAATAATGACACCCAACATTAGGTCACTAGatataaaataaactaaaaatgGGTGTGCATCATGGCAAACACACATAAGATGAGAATCGCAAGGATCCATTGATGAAAAATTAAAGGCGTGATATAGTTCCCCGTtgcattttataatttaattaaagtaAAAGATTCCCTTCATAAGGAACACAAATCTAGTCATGTGGCTCTTTTGTATGAGTGTATTTATAGAATTATTTATTGTTTGTAGATTTCTTAAGTgtgtttttcaaacctcaacaagattttaaaaaaataaaaaatgaaacctCCATTGTTGAAAACATTAACCCCCCTTTAAATTGTATTGTGATATGACAATTTATATTAGTACATTACATATTGGAATTTATGTACAAGTCCTCAAATGAAGAATATTTATAATCTAAATTTCTAGAATACTGACATAAAATAACACCACCATTGTGTAGAGATGAAAAAAAATGCAAGTTAAAAAAAAGAGGACCCAAAAATGAGTATGTATGAGCCCAAACGAGCCTAGATCAAAGTTCCAAAAAAGTAGGACTATGTAGGGTGACATctgagaaaaataaattaaaaaaaggcATACATTAATCTACAAACCAATCACACTAATGGAGAGCggataaaaaaatatatagaatgaAAAAATTTCACCCAAAAGGATATCTATATGTCTAAGAAGGAGCCTCTTGAAGTTGAGGAATAAATCAAAAAGAGCCAATGGTTATGGAGGCCGAATCGAGGGATAATTGAAAATTTCAACATTACATCACCTAGAACATTGGACAACATATTCTTGTAAAAAATGGAATATTGGGTGGATGACTATCAACAAAAATGTAGCACAAGGAACTAGAATATTTTTCCTATCAATGGAATAATCAATAATGGCAATAGATCTATAGGCCATAGACCTAAATAGGGTGACATCGCACTTGCATAGGCTATTCTTGATAtcaaaaagttttgttttttttaaatcataaactTGCCTATGTAGAGACAAATTGGCATAATTTTTGATACATTGATGTGGAATTTTGGTATATTAATGCATAAAGTATGACCATATGGATTCATATTGATTTTACATATTTTTATATAGCCCTTCCATGGCTAGGCCCCAAAATATTCAAGATCTATCTATCATATAAATACCAAgagttatatatcaaaattcatttctCAATTGTTTCAAGTGCAACTATAATGTCCATTTTTCTCTAGCACATGCCATTTAAAAATTGATACTGAAAAACctcataaattaaaaattaaaaaaaagaggaGTTGTAAGCTTGCTCTAATACCATGGTTGAGTAGCCAAGATCAACATTAAAACACAAAACTCTTCATAAATAAGCAACGTGCAAAATTAGAAATATCATAAGCATGTAATGTAAAATAAACAAACGAATTCAAAATCTAACTACCCTTGCAAATATGAAACAAGTGTAGGACCCTATGGACATGTGTTGGGACAAATGGTGAGTCTACATGTTATTTGACAAAATTATAGATAACCTCTAGGTGAGATTAAGTGTACTgtgaataaaaaatatattatgtaGGCTAAAAGCTAACAATTTGACAAAACCTTTTTTCACACTAGCAAAATAAGTTATAAAGTGAATAGGAAATCAGATAATAATGATGCAATAGGAAacattaaagttttcattttgtaAAGAGTTGACACTATCTTAGATGCTAAAATATGAAAGGGTGTGAAGTCAACAAAGTATGTTGGTAGTAAAGTGTGAGGAAACATAGGAAAAATGTTACCCTCGGAATGATATGCGAACACCCCCTATTTAAGATCATGATATGGTGTACATGTACTGGGTATATTGGTCTCTACAATAAATAATCCATGTGGTCCACCATTAGTCAATATTATATTTGGTAAAAAAAAATGGGGTCTTTTTTAATCCTCATCTACTTGGAGAAACCCAATAGTTAGTCATTCGTCCTCTTCACTTTCTTTTTACAATCCTATTCTAGGAATTCATGTgggaaaaaaataattaaatatttttgtcCACAAGTCACCTTTACTACTTCTAGTGAAACTTATAATCTCTTATgaaactattattattatttttaccaATACACCCTAAGTTCTTAGGGACACTTTCCAAGAATCATGGAACCATGCAATACGACATAGTATTTACAAGGTAGATGCCACCATAATTCTAACACATAATATATGATATATATCTTTCTCCTATGAACCTAAGTATATGATATGTATCTTTCTCCATTGAACATAAGGACATTTACGGTTTATAGTTTACATAGGTTCAATCATAGAGGATGgtatttttctttctccttttaacCTATGGATGTTAAGGATTTATAATTTAAATGGGTTTGATCATATAAGATTATATGTATCTTTCTCTTTTGAATATATGGATTTATAGAATTTATAGTTTAAATAGGTTCAACCACAGATGATGATATGTATATTTCTTCTTTCAACCTATGGATATGtagggtttagagtttatataGGTCTAACCATAGAAGATCATATGTACCCTCCTCCTTTAAATCTATTGATTTGTACTTATAAAGAATTTAGATAGGATTGGTCATAGAAGATGATACGTATCTTTCTCCATTTGACCTAGATAGACATGTATGGTTTAATGAGTATATTTTATATCTAGGTTTAGCCATAGAATTTGATATGTATATTTCTCCTTTGAACCTATAAATATGTATAACTTATATTATAGATAAGTTTTGACATAGAATATGATTTGCATATCTTTACATTCAAGCTATGGATATGTGGGCTTTTGATCCTATATAGGTTTTTACGTAGAAGATGATAtggaatttaattattttaacctatgGATGTATATGGTTTAGAGTTTAGAtatgtttatttatatataatattatatgtaGCATACTCCTCTGAACCTACCAATATGTACAATTTAGAGTTTAAATGTGTTTTGCCATAGAAGATATATACCTCATGCTTGAAGACAAATACAAAGTTAAAGTGGATTCTAAAAATTCTtgattctatttcaaaatattcataacttTCCTAACACTACTTGAATAAGAAACTTGAATAAAATTAATGAATCATCAAAGTTCTCTATTGCAAAAAAAGAATAGActaatccacttgcaaaataaatTGCAGTTTTTAAAGGTCACATTATAAGGAATGTAATATGTCATAACTTATCACTAGATCAACAAGAACTAGttctttataaaaaaaaacttCTTTAGGTTATGGCATAAGTTGATTCTAGTAATGGTTTGTTAAATCCAACTATTGCaataattgaatttagttaaaTCACTGTCTAAGGTCTTTATAATTCTTTATTATTTTGTACTACAACTTTCACATTTTACTAAGAAACTTGGTAAGAAGAGATGTCCAATTACAAGATTAAATTGATGTAAACATTCTTTGTTcaaaacatttaaaatttatattgtAATATTCAATCCATATATGGGAAAtatgcattttatttttttttggatacATGTGACACTTTAAACCAAAGACACCAATTTTTATTGCGACACAAGAACTGACCACCCATAATAAATTGGTATTTTTATAAGATAGAGTCCCTTATAAAGGAAATACATTGATAAATGTCCTAGCAAAAAAATTAATGCATCATGTATATCTTCATCAATAAAATTTTATCAAGTGACACTTTCCAATTTATTGGTCTCTTCCTCCATGAATACATGCAAGTATCACATTTTTTTTTATAAGTAAATAGTTGGAAGGGCCAATACTCATTTTGATTAAAATATCAAGTTTAAATATTATAGATTGTATAGCATATCCATATTGCTAGAAATCCCACATGAAACTATAGAGACTATATAGTATTTCCACGTTACAAATATCCCATTTATCTTATAGTTCTATAAGCATTTTCCACCATCTAAAAAACAACTCACCATATAGCCCAAAACCAAAAAACACCACCAAAAAGGACCGAATAGCCCTAGATTAGAACTAGTAACAGATAGGACAGAGCATAGAATCTAACCAAAAATTGAACATCCTAACCTCAAGTAGAGTCTTGTAAATATTCATTATCTAAATCTAATCACATTGAGCAATGTAAGTCTCACCAATTAGGTCATCAAAACAAGATAGCATAAATCAATCAACTACAATTTACATATAAccaaattataatttattaacatCTATAAAAGTCATATGTTCATCTCACATGGATCAATCCATgtattcaattttaattaaataccaaacaactttatttttttgaataattcAAACCAAACATGCATTCAACCGAATAATTTTAAAGTATTATGTTGGTTAAGTATTAAAAATAACTCTATGTTTTAAGTATTGGACAAATAGATGATATAAGCCTACAATTCATTGCCTCTGTAGGATAAAATTTCAATTTTGTTGGGTACAATCATTACAAGAAATACAAACAAACCTTTTCACTCAAATCATGGGAGATATTATAGTATACTACTAGTAGTTCTAGACAAAATTATATTTCTAGAGGAATATATTGAGGTATCAAAGatcatcttgcaaaatcaaaactttCCAAATAAGTAACATGCAAAATAGAAATATCATAAGCATGCAACATAAAATGTACAAATGAGCCTCGTTATAAAGGAAAGAAAGAAGAGGTGAGAAGGTAGAAATCAAACTCTAACTACTATGAAATAATTATAAGACTCTATGGACAAGTGATTGGACACTTGGTAAGTATACATGATGTGATACAAAATTATGGATAACCTCTAAGTGAGCATAAATGTAGTATGTTCAAAGGACTCTAGTATGTAGTGTTAGCAGGAACAATGGAGGAAAAGTGAGAGGggaaggggggttgaattagttttcatgagatctacaaacttaatcacaaaaaaagatttgataaactgcaacaataacagaGATAAGCAatttgatagcacaacacacaacaacaagattttgacgtggaaaacatagttaagggaaaaaccacggtgggaacctacccacaataagatgatagtcTACaggagtatgtgaaaatattacaatggggaatgcacatgcattcaagaacactgcctagagctcactgctcaaaatataatgacccagaaggctacaacccttagggaagtctcactaactaacaacaagattcaaactacaatctaaaATGAATGAACTataaaaatagcatctacaaatgcctgatgacagtttcggttaagcataattgtcttctctacaacaccaatctctccttaatgCACAACACTGAAACatgaatccttgtttgcacatacaccactctctgataatgcaaacacaacctcaatacctaaattacataacaatatcacctatttatataattcatcaacctttataacaaggtcagctaaaccctcaactcacaattacaaaattatatcacacgatataAATATCGACCACTAgaacaatataataatatacatgacataacatggacctaattcaaattcccaaacatgctacaccaccaaaaatcatgccaagatcaacgacaacatgctacaccaccaaacaTACCACATACCATAAAGAACATTACCAGTTCAACAAAAAAAACCaataactcacacaacgatcaatgcggatcatcaaaagaaataggatacaattaggaaacaccaacaagcatgttagaatcattagtaacatctaaaccaacaccacttatcaaatcttcatcaatcaacatctgaacctcaagaataccaaacaacaacaactatcacgaagaaagataacctgTTGAgtactaaatcatgaaccatctaaaatgaagatacacaagaccatcccaaaaaatatcccaaaatctcatatcaagatctgatcacaccagagtATACttaaggaaatactaaactctgcaaagcactgatcaaaaaaacaaattgcaaaaccggatcatatgatatgatcaattaggcttctCGGAACAcaaaaaccaatatagaagaatataatgatactataaataatccatacaccaaaccataattccaataaaccaatctacaatcactggagcaggaatatgttgacatcaatgacaacaacatatcctagcagcaacaatgtccaacaatctcctcctttggcattgatggcaacatatgaatgtgaaaaaaaaacaaaaaaaagaaagaaacatctccAATAGACTCCCCTGAAGATGAAGCAGGTAAAACAATTTTCAcagcatctctccccctttgacaacaatgtcaaagacatAATACAAATAAACAAACTCTCCCCttgactactccactagaggagcaacaccaactcatcaatacaAATAAAAAGAGTAAgcctgtgaagtccaccagattgatgcaactcaatgcatctagttctcgtCGGGATGGGTGAATGCCCCTAACTTatctcttaaatagacaaatgtatttataggaaaaatattagtgaaaatatcagcattatgttcctttgtagacacatattctagcttcacttcctcttcactgaatttttctctcaagtaatgatatttgattgacacatgcttagtgtTTCAATGTTgaactggattctttgacatgttaatagctttggaattatcacagtatatgacagtaggctcatcatagataactctgatatccttcaacatttgttttatccaaactacctgagtgtagCTACAAgtaacaacaatgtactcagcttcagtagtagataaggacactgaatcttgtttcttactagcccatgaaaccaatttcttactaAAAAAGAAAGCACCATTGGAggtacttttccaatcatcaacatcaataacccaatcatcatcagtataaggacatagcatgaaatcatcattcctcagataccacaaaccataatccacagttcccttcaagtatatgGATATTCTCTTCATGgtagtaacatgactctcttttggatcagcttgatatctaacaACCATGCACATAGCATGGATAATGTCTAGCCTATTCTGAGTAAGATATCTAGCAGTCCACCAACTATAGACCtctacaaactctaattagctttcggagattcatcattcttacacaatttgcaactagtcaccataggagttccaaacgGTTTGGAgccatctaatccaaacttctttaataattccttcacatatttagtttcagatataaaaataccttttccggTCTGTGAAATCTATaaatctaagaaaaatttcatctctcctatcgtagacatctcaaattctttctgcatatcattggaaaacttcaacaattaggatgttatcattctcGATCTTAAAATAAAAGTAACTATTAGCAacccctttattaaatcccaatttctacaaatatttatccaatctaacataccaGATTCTAGGGGCTTCtttcagtccataaagagattttgtccagtttgcataccatgtcctcATCAGCTGatcatgaaaatccatcaggtttctcaacgtagacttcttcctcaagatcactattcaaaaaggcatatttgacatccatctgatacactttgaaatatttataagaagcatatatgcaagaaacagtctaacagcttcaagtatggccaccaaagaaaaagtctcctcattatcaattccttctttctgtgaatatcctttgcataccaatcttgctttatttctgacaacttcatcgacttaattcaatttatttttgaatacccatttagtaccaattacattcttatccttaggtataGGCAcgagttcccatgtgttattctcttcaatttgatctaattcttcttccatggatcTCAtttaattttcatctttgcaagcctaaacaacatctttaggttcaactttggaaatcaaagATACCTCTTcaacagctaaccttcttctagtcatcacacctttatttttatcaccaataatttgattttcataatgattcaatcttacatacctcagagtcttctgattgttcttatTTTCAAGTTCTTACACCTCTCCACCGATAGCAGCAATATCTgaattaactgtctctaccagatcattgtaCTTTGATTCTTTAGTCTGAATAGGATTCAAAACaacatgctgaccatcatcatatatGCAATCTTTGATCTCTTTtctaaggttctcatccaccttcacattttcactttccactatctttctcagtctcttattgtagcactaataggctttactctttgttgaatatcccaagaaaattccttcatcacttcttgcatcaaactttcctatgttatcacctctcttgatataacatttgctaccaaatactttgaaatatctcacagtaggaacatgaccaaaccatagaagataaggagtcttaccggtatcacctttaatatgaatccggttgaatgtgtaaacaacagtgctaatagcttctctccaatatatcttcACAACATTTCtatcaatcaacatagtccttgcagcatggACAAAACAGTctcattcttcctttcaacaactccattctgctaaggggttctaggagcagataattgtcttctaatcccatgcttctcacataatgaattgaaatcaccaaaacaaaattctccacctctgtcagatctcagaaaTTTCACCTTGAATCtcgactcagtctcaacctttactttgaatatcttgaatttgtctaatgcttcatatttctccttcaaaaagataacccacatcttcctagaataatcatcaattaacaaaataaaatatctatctccttgcatacttctaacatttgtaggtccaccaaggccagtatgcacaagatctagcaatccatcagatgcatACTGCTTGCACTTGAcaaaaattcttgtttgcttacccaattgacattctttacacattggattagcaggcttaacaattttaggcagatctctaaaagcttgaatagaactaatcttaatcattgaatcaaagttaacatgacacattttcctattccacaaccaaatttcatcaatctaagcaatcaaacaacttttctcaccagcattcaaatataaaatgttaccttttgtcttagttccagatgcaatctctataccagaggcatttaggatcttgcatttatcattcttaaatttcaaatcataacctttgtcaaccatttgtccaacactcaaaagattacggttcaaaccttcaacatacaaaatttcatcaatattatgcttaccatcaaaagaaacagaacctctaccatagatgacataggctttgtcatcttcaaatctcactattccaccatagTACCTTTCCATggtcacaaattttcttttatcaccaaccatgtgatatgaacaaccactgtcaatcacccattcatctctttcctcaactttagcaactaaagctttctccacaatagtgcagctagtggaatcaactagtaccggtccatcttctttaatggaaagaaacacaacttcatctcctttttattcttcatctataacactttcatcaacaacataataatagttcttcttatTCCTATGCTTCCAGTTAGACttctaaggcttatcatacttctcatggtTCTCATATATATCCtttttgtcatgcttatcaaatttatcatgcctatcatatttagtcattctctctgggcatctagaagcaaaatgtcatatcttattagaagataaatatttcaaaggcaattttccatcatacttaccaactcccttaggtaatctccaggcaatcaatgcttcaagctcatctagttctctttcttactCTTCCATTTCTCTCCtttctctctcatatctagatattctacattcTTTGGGATCATATTTCAGCTTACCAGATAcatatgctctaaatgttgtctcataaTTTCCATGTGATTTACCAAATTTTCTCTTCTCAAaagaagcaatctttccaaccagcatatctcttgttactctagtcacactctggatctcatcaataacacctaccttatgtttgtaagcaagagaaaaagatctcaacaccttagtaacaatttcatcttcttcaagggttccactggcacatctaatacctaggacaagattactcaccttatccataaaggtttttatgttctcatcttcttccatcttcaacatcccatattttcctttcaaactctgcaacttagcaactttcacttgtttatctccttcatacaaggtctaaagtttctcccagatctcatgtgtggtctgaactCCCATTACATTTATCATCTCTGAATCAGACatggcactcaacaatgcttccttttctct is part of the Cryptomeria japonica chromosome 10, Sugi_1.0, whole genome shotgun sequence genome and harbors:
- the LOC131858862 gene encoding BTB/POZ domain-containing protein At3g50780-like, with the translated sequence MEEYEPRFGALLSVDVKMWLTGPNNENYERNPVYLHSVILKRSEFFKVTMSESSSLDKPTEIRVTTCHKFDDYLKCIELMYRERVFFSNIEHCLAILSVASELMADDCINKCMQYLEAVWWSVEQESQIRDVLSSLGLKLIPDLAARFDKENGDHIISVERIINEMVSFSKDKHATGRNRGISEQYIGGIIVRDNRRDFVGECGYVLLNEFKSAIGSHKFLTMRSLFEYIKHCDGNILKLAFTAFCEVPQFSKYVEESYKYLRFGEDVFYIIIWFMKIIADGRVIISRPSRITFLTTWLPIMAELCSERLHKLEELDNAALGVVESVPLIDRRRICMLWTEVYRKLNIDVTTPFNLFQQLQDTHIKAVIYHALFDVR